Proteins from a genomic interval of Undibacterium parvum:
- a CDS encoding glutamine synthetase family protein has protein sequence MAIRENFSYTDMDVWLNENRVTEIECLVPDLTGVARGKILPRGKFTQERGMRIPEAVLGMTVTGNYPTDDDAYDRAISSTDRDMILKADPGTITMVPWATDPTAQVIHDCYFADGKLVDFAPRSVLRRVLKLYADKGWKPVVAPELEFYLTAKNIDPDLPLKPPIGRSGRAETSRQVYSIDAVNEFDPLFEDIYDYCELMNLDVDTLIHEIGAGQMEINFLHGDPLSLADKVFFFKRTLREAALKHDMYATFMAKPMAGEPGSAMHVHQSVVDCKTGLNIFSNADGSAAPIFKHYIGGLQKYMPAAMAIVAPYVNSYRRIVRHTAAPINIQWGMDNRTVGFRVPESGSQDRRVENRIIGADANPYLALAVTLACGYLGMVEQLEPTPMTVSSAYDLKFELPQGLPEALQLLRAEDKLRSVLGDRFIDVYAAIKDLEHQEFMTVISPWEREHLLLHV, from the coding sequence ATGGCAATTCGCGAAAATTTTAGCTACACCGACATGGATGTATGGCTCAATGAAAACCGGGTCACTGAAATAGAATGTCTGGTCCCCGATTTGACTGGCGTAGCACGTGGCAAAATCCTACCTCGCGGAAAATTTACGCAAGAGCGCGGCATGCGCATCCCTGAAGCAGTTTTAGGCATGACGGTGACCGGCAACTACCCTACCGATGATGACGCTTACGATAGAGCAATTTCATCCACCGACCGCGACATGATTTTGAAAGCTGATCCGGGTACCATCACCATGGTTCCCTGGGCCACCGATCCAACCGCACAAGTCATCCACGATTGCTACTTCGCCGATGGAAAATTGGTTGACTTCGCACCACGCTCAGTATTGCGCCGGGTACTTAAATTGTATGCAGACAAAGGCTGGAAACCAGTGGTTGCGCCAGAACTTGAGTTTTACCTGACTGCAAAAAACATCGATCCAGATTTACCCTTGAAACCGCCTATTGGCCGTAGTGGCAGAGCCGAAACCAGTCGCCAGGTGTATAGCATCGATGCGGTGAATGAATTTGATCCACTGTTTGAAGACATCTATGACTATTGCGAGTTGATGAACCTGGACGTCGACACCTTGATTCATGAAATCGGCGCTGGTCAGATGGAAATTAACTTCTTGCACGGCGATCCTTTAAGCCTGGCAGATAAAGTATTTTTCTTTAAACGCACCTTGCGTGAAGCCGCGCTAAAACATGATATGTATGCGACCTTCATGGCAAAACCTATGGCGGGCGAGCCAGGTTCGGCGATGCATGTGCACCAAAGTGTAGTCGACTGCAAAACTGGCTTGAATATTTTCAGTAATGCAGACGGTTCGGCTGCCCCTATCTTTAAACACTATATCGGTGGCTTGCAAAAATATATGCCGGCAGCGATGGCCATCGTTGCGCCTTATGTGAATTCTTATCGTCGCATCGTGCGCCACACCGCAGCGCCTATCAATATTCAATGGGGCATGGACAACCGCACCGTGGGTTTCCGCGTGCCAGAATCAGGCTCGCAAGATAGACGCGTTGAAAATCGTATTATCGGTGCAGATGCCAATCCCTATCTGGCTTTAGCTGTGACACTGGCTTGCGGCTACCTAGGCATGGTAGAGCAATTAGAGCCTACACCTATGACTGTTAGTAGCGCTTATGATCTGAAATTTGAACTGCCACAAGGTTTGCCAGAAGCTTTGCAATTACTGCGTGCCGAGGACAAATTGCGTAGCGTATTGGGCGACCGGTTCATCGATGTGTATGCAGCGATCAAGGATCTGGAACATCAGGAATTCATGACCGTTATCAGTCCTTGGGAACGCGAACATTTACTGCTGCACGTTTAA
- a CDS encoding gamma-glutamyl-gamma-aminobutyrate hydrolase family protein → MPSPIVIVPACTAQIGNHAFHVAQMKYLDAVVRGATCLPLVLPAFGAETDFNTVLATADGLMLTGAYSNVHPSHYQQEVHNPALPQDAARDATTLPLIRAALKRGIPIFAVCRGFQEVNVALGGSLHQAVQEVEGKFDHREDKSLPQEQQYAPVHQISLTPNGEMAQILDGVLQLKVNSLHGQGIAELAPGLQVEARADDGLIEAYSFGQSGSFALAVQWHPEWDLMNNPASIKIFNAFGQACRDYQSKRGKSE, encoded by the coding sequence ATGCCTAGCCCTATCGTTATCGTTCCGGCCTGTACCGCTCAAATTGGCAACCACGCCTTTCATGTGGCGCAAATGAAATACCTCGATGCGGTGGTGCGCGGCGCAACTTGTTTGCCCCTAGTCTTACCGGCTTTCGGGGCCGAGACCGATTTCAACACCGTGCTGGCGACCGCTGATGGCCTGATGTTGACTGGCGCCTATTCCAATGTTCATCCTAGTCATTACCAGCAAGAGGTGCATAACCCGGCATTGCCACAAGATGCAGCGCGCGACGCCACCACCCTGCCCTTGATACGCGCAGCCCTTAAGCGTGGCATACCAATTTTTGCGGTGTGTCGTGGCTTCCAGGAAGTCAACGTTGCCCTCGGTGGCAGCTTGCATCAGGCTGTGCAAGAGGTCGAGGGCAAGTTCGATCATCGTGAAGATAAGTCTCTCCCGCAAGAACAGCAATACGCACCCGTGCATCAGATCAGTCTGACGCCGAATGGTGAGATGGCCCAGATACTCGATGGTGTTTTACAACTAAAAGTCAATTCACTACATGGACAAGGTATCGCCGAACTAGCGCCCGGCCTGCAAGTAGAAGCGCGTGCTGATGATGGCCTGATTGAGGCTTATAGTTTTGGTCAGTCGGGTTCCTTTGCACTCGCAGTGCAATGGCATCCGGAATGGGATTTGATGAATAACCCCGCCTCCATCAAGATTTTTAATGCCTTTGGTCAGGCTTGTCGCGACTATCAAAGCAAGCGAGGTAAATCAGAATGA
- the pdxR gene encoding MocR-like pyridoxine biosynthesis transcription factor PdxR, which translates to MSIASDLLANLLAKEDFFSGLSQQRRLYEAAKTAIHQQHLGAGTKLPSSRDLARDLCLARNTVVAAFEQLSNEGYVSSSLGSGTYVADLAEMKPIADQNNHLDALALTSATAQVAALSRRGAHITAFAAGPRFEIQPFVPGDADFSNFPFKLWQRLQNRVWREARSELLDYADAGGFLPLRLAIAEYLRVSRSVKVAVENIVITSGTHQSLDLCAQLLADVGDTAWVEDPCYWAARRVFEACDLRLHPIKVDAEGIALGPEDLATDPRLIYVTPSHQYPTGAVMSLARRRELLDVAVRKNAWILEDDYDSEFRYTGRPLASLQGLDSADRVVYMGTFSKILYPGIKIGYMVVPSALADPFKIALYDLQRPGQLMVQAALADFISQGHFSTHIRKIRQIYGARRELLRKTLVAQFGTQLNQRVSISSEESGLHLVVELPDQVDDVALEKLAAESGISVKALSTYYLKAPVRRGLLVGYAYVTPDKIVYYGKLLAAVILSGVR; encoded by the coding sequence ATGTCAATCGCGTCAGATTTACTCGCCAATTTGCTGGCTAAGGAAGATTTTTTTTCTGGCTTGTCGCAGCAGCGTAGGCTCTATGAGGCGGCCAAGACGGCTATTCATCAACAGCATTTGGGGGCAGGGACAAAATTGCCTTCAAGCCGCGATCTTGCCCGTGATTTGTGTCTTGCTCGCAACACTGTGGTGGCCGCGTTTGAACAATTGTCGAATGAAGGTTATGTCAGTAGCAGTTTGGGGAGTGGCACCTATGTGGCTGATTTGGCGGAGATGAAACCCATAGCTGATCAGAATAATCACCTGGATGCGCTTGCCCTGACGTCGGCGACCGCCCAGGTGGCAGCATTGTCACGGCGTGGCGCGCACATTACTGCATTTGCCGCCGGGCCTCGTTTCGAGATTCAGCCCTTCGTGCCTGGCGATGCTGACTTTAGTAATTTCCCGTTTAAGCTGTGGCAGCGCCTACAGAATCGGGTATGGCGGGAAGCTCGTTCTGAATTACTGGACTACGCTGATGCCGGTGGCTTTTTGCCCTTGCGACTGGCGATCGCCGAATATTTGCGGGTTTCGCGTTCGGTTAAAGTCGCAGTAGAAAACATCGTCATTACTTCGGGTACCCATCAATCTTTAGACTTATGCGCGCAACTACTGGCCGACGTAGGCGACACTGCGTGGGTGGAGGATCCCTGCTATTGGGCTGCCCGACGGGTGTTTGAGGCCTGCGATCTGCGCTTGCACCCGATTAAGGTCGATGCTGAGGGAATAGCGCTGGGGCCGGAAGATTTGGCGACTGATCCACGTTTAATTTACGTCACGCCCTCACATCAATACCCTACCGGCGCAGTGATGAGCCTGGCCAGGCGGCGTGAGTTACTCGATGTGGCAGTGCGTAAAAATGCCTGGATACTGGAAGATGATTACGATAGCGAGTTTAGGTACACCGGTCGGCCGCTGGCTTCTTTGCAGGGCTTGGATAGCGCCGATAGAGTGGTCTACATGGGGACCTTCTCAAAAATCCTGTATCCCGGCATTAAGATAGGCTATATGGTGGTGCCTAGTGCCCTGGCAGACCCCTTCAAGATTGCGCTCTATGATTTACAGAGACCCGGTCAATTAATGGTGCAGGCGGCCTTGGCTGACTTTATTTCGCAAGGACACTTCAGCACCCATATTCGTAAAATAAGACAGATCTACGGCGCCCGTCGGGAGTTGTTACGTAAGACTTTGGTCGCGCAGTTTGGCACTCAACTCAATCAGCGTGTGAGTATCTCCAGCGAGGAGTCGGGCTTGCATCTGGTGGTAGAGTTGCCAGATCAAGTCGATGATGTGGCACTAGAAAAATTAGCGGCGGAGTCGGGCATCTCAGTGAAGGCCTTGTCGACCTATTACCTGAAAGCACCGGTGCGGCGTGGTCTATTGGTTGGTTATGCCTATGTGACACCGGATAAGATCGTCTACTACGGGAAATTGCTGGCAGCAGTGATCTTGTCTGGGGTGCGCTAG
- a CDS encoding CaiB/BaiF CoA transferase family protein codes for MSLLPDIKVLDLTRVLAGPWCTQILADYGATVIKIEKPGVGDDTRHWGPPYAKDADGNLSSEAAYYLSANRGKQSVTLDFSKPAGAALLRQLILQADVLIENYKVGSLQKYGLDYESLKSLNPRLIYCSITGFGQTGPYAERAGYDFAIQGIGGLMSITGERADLPGGGPQKVGVAVVDVMTGMYASSAILAALTNRASSGLGRYIDVALLDVQVAMLANVGMNYLVSETLPKRWGNAHPNIVPYQTFPTADGEIVIAIGNDSQFRNFCKVLGKAEWSADTRFCNNPARVQHREILIPMITEQLAHWDKFALAAALEALGVPCGPINNLAQVFVDPQVQARAMRVDVPHPSAGSVPQVRHPVQFSGDAIAPMRAPPLLGQHTEQVLQRMLGLDIEQIAHLRAQGLI; via the coding sequence ATGAGCTTACTTCCTGACATCAAGGTATTGGATCTGACCCGCGTATTGGCCGGTCCATGGTGCACACAAATTCTGGCGGACTACGGTGCCACCGTGATCAAGATAGAGAAGCCGGGTGTCGGTGACGACACCCGCCATTGGGGGCCGCCGTACGCCAAAGATGCGGACGGAAATTTAAGTAGCGAAGCTGCCTATTATTTATCGGCTAATCGCGGCAAGCAGTCGGTGACCCTGGATTTTTCCAAGCCAGCAGGCGCCGCCCTGCTACGTCAATTGATACTGCAAGCTGACGTATTGATAGAGAATTACAAGGTCGGTAGTTTGCAAAAATATGGTCTCGATTACGAGAGTTTAAAGAGTCTTAATCCGCGCTTGATTTATTGCTCCATCACTGGTTTCGGCCAGACTGGTCCGTATGCCGAGCGAGCCGGCTACGACTTTGCTATTCAAGGCATAGGCGGGCTCATGAGCATCACCGGTGAGCGCGCTGATCTGCCTGGCGGCGGCCCGCAAAAAGTGGGCGTAGCGGTGGTGGACGTAATGACAGGCATGTACGCCAGCAGTGCAATTCTTGCAGCACTAACAAACCGTGCCAGTAGTGGCCTTGGTCGTTATATCGACGTCGCCCTACTCGATGTGCAGGTGGCAATGCTGGCCAACGTAGGCATGAATTATCTGGTTAGCGAGACACTCCCTAAACGCTGGGGCAACGCCCATCCGAATATCGTGCCTTACCAAACTTTCCCAACTGCCGACGGTGAAATCGTGATTGCGATCGGTAACGACAGCCAATTTAGGAATTTCTGCAAAGTATTGGGCAAAGCTGAATGGAGTGCGGATACGCGTTTTTGCAACAACCCAGCACGCGTTCAACATAGAGAGATTCTGATACCCATGATCACTGAGCAATTGGCACATTGGGATAAATTTGCCTTGGCGGCAGCCTTGGAAGCCCTTGGTGTGCCTTGTGGCCCGATCAATAATCTAGCGCAGGTATTTGTCGATCCACAGGTACAGGCGCGCGCTATGCGGGTTGACGTGCCGCATCCTAGTGCAGGCAGTGTGCCTCAGGTTCGGCATCCGGTACAGTTTTCCGGTGACGCCATCGCGCCCATGCGAGCACCGCCTTTGTTAGGACAACATACCGAACAGGTCTTACAGCGAATGCTGGGATTGGATATAGAGCAGATAGCGCACTTGCGCGCACAAGGATTGATCTGA
- a CDS encoding acyl-CoA dehydrogenase, which translates to MKSISAKTEFQWDDALLLSQQLTDEERMVRDAAQAYCQDKLQPRILESFRHEKTDPAIFREMGELGLLGPTIPEQYGGPGLNYVSYGLIAREVERVDSGYRSMMSVQSSLVIVPIYEFGTEAQRQKFLPKLASGVWIGCFGLTEPNHGSDPGSMISRAKKVPGGYSISGSKMWISNSPIADVFVVWAKDDEGKIRGFILEKGMKGLSAPAIHGKFGLRASITGEIVMDEVFCPEENAFPEVRGLKGPFTCLNSARYGIAWGALGAAEDCFQRARSYVMDRQQFGRPLAANQLIQKKLADMLTEITLGLQGCLQLGRMKDAGTDSVEITSIMKRNSCGKSLEIARVARDMLGGNGISDEFGIVRHMVNLEVVNTYEGTHDIHALILGRAITGIQAFC; encoded by the coding sequence ATGAAATCAATTAGCGCAAAAACAGAATTTCAATGGGACGACGCCCTGCTCTTATCACAACAATTGACAGACGAAGAGCGCATGGTGCGCGATGCGGCACAGGCTTACTGCCAGGACAAACTACAGCCACGGATACTAGAATCCTTCCGCCACGAGAAAACCGACCCCGCGATCTTCCGCGAAATGGGTGAACTTGGCCTGCTTGGCCCGACCATTCCTGAACAATACGGTGGGCCTGGTCTCAATTACGTCAGCTACGGCTTAATTGCGCGTGAAGTAGAACGGGTCGATTCTGGCTATCGTTCCATGATGAGTGTGCAGTCATCCCTGGTCATCGTACCAATTTACGAATTTGGCACTGAAGCGCAAAGACAAAAATTCTTACCTAAGCTCGCTAGCGGTGTCTGGATAGGTTGTTTCGGTCTAACAGAGCCAAATCACGGTTCCGATCCAGGCTCTATGATTAGCCGCGCCAAAAAAGTGCCGGGTGGCTATAGCATTTCTGGTAGCAAGATGTGGATCTCTAATTCGCCGATCGCCGATGTCTTTGTGGTCTGGGCCAAGGATGACGAAGGCAAGATACGCGGCTTCATTCTAGAAAAAGGTATGAAGGGCTTGAGCGCCCCGGCGATACACGGCAAATTCGGCCTACGTGCCTCGATTACCGGCGAGATCGTGATGGATGAAGTCTTTTGCCCTGAAGAGAACGCCTTCCCTGAGGTGCGCGGTCTAAAAGGTCCATTTACTTGCCTCAACTCGGCTCGCTACGGCATCGCCTGGGGCGCTTTAGGTGCGGCAGAAGATTGCTTCCAACGCGCACGAAGCTATGTCATGGACAGGCAGCAATTTGGCCGTCCACTGGCTGCGAATCAACTGATACAAAAGAAATTGGCCGACATGCTGACTGAGATCACGCTGGGCTTACAAGGCTGCCTGCAATTGGGCCGCATGAAAGACGCAGGTACCGATAGTGTAGAAATCACTTCCATCATGAAGCGCAATTCTTGCGGAAAATCACTAGAGATTGCCAGAGTCGCGCGCGATATGCTGGGTGGTAATGGCATTTCGGATGAGTTCGGCATCGTCCGCCACATGGTCAATCTGGAAGTGGTCAATACCTACGAGGGCACGCATGATATTCATGCTTTGATCTTGGGTCGCGCCATCACTGGCATACAAGCTTTCTGCTGA
- a CDS encoding LysR family transcriptional regulator: protein MRRKIPNTWTLMAFEAAARHQSFTKAASELALTQSAVCRQVAGLEEFLGVQLFLRSKRGVVLTEAGLTYSRQVAVRLNSVERDTLEMMARRGQGGSLEIAVVPSFATRWLLPRLASFQRDYPDITVNLATRTRAFLFNDTEFDAAIHCGKSAWPGVSAHDLLPENLVAVCSPALIAPSTYLRPEQVQKYPLLQQSTRPYAWREWFGSLGLSVEHDMTGCRYELFSMLSQAAIHGMGIALIPPFLIEDELKAGLLTVAVPHAFLSGNSYQLLCPEARSESAALKQFREWLLLQAASYRESHLIST, encoded by the coding sequence ATGCGCAGAAAAATTCCCAATACCTGGACCCTGATGGCGTTTGAGGCGGCCGCGCGGCATCAGAGTTTTACCAAGGCGGCCAGCGAATTGGCTTTGACCCAGAGTGCGGTTTGTCGGCAAGTGGCAGGTTTAGAAGAGTTTCTGGGCGTGCAATTGTTTTTGCGCAGTAAGCGCGGGGTGGTGCTGACCGAGGCTGGTTTGACGTATAGCCGACAGGTGGCGGTAAGGCTCAATTCGGTAGAACGCGACACCTTGGAGATGATGGCGCGGCGCGGTCAGGGCGGCAGTTTAGAAATCGCCGTGGTGCCTAGCTTTGCGACGCGTTGGTTGCTGCCGCGCCTGGCCTCGTTTCAGCGCGATTATCCCGATATTACGGTCAATCTGGCGACACGTACGCGGGCTTTTTTATTCAATGACACTGAGTTTGATGCCGCGATCCATTGTGGCAAGAGCGCTTGGCCAGGCGTGAGTGCGCATGACTTATTGCCAGAAAATCTGGTGGCGGTCTGTAGCCCGGCATTGATCGCCCCGTCCACCTACTTGAGGCCCGAGCAAGTGCAAAAATATCCTCTATTACAACAAAGTACCCGGCCGTATGCCTGGCGCGAATGGTTTGGCTCACTCGGTTTGAGTGTGGAGCACGACATGACGGGGTGCCGTTACGAGTTGTTTTCTATGCTCAGTCAGGCCGCGATTCACGGCATGGGGATAGCTTTGATACCGCCTTTTCTGATTGAGGATGAGCTTAAGGCGGGCCTATTAACTGTGGCAGTGCCGCACGCATTCTTAAGCGGAAATAGCTATCAATTACTGTGTCCAGAAGCGCGTTCCGAGAGCGCAGCCTTAAAGCAATTTCGGGAGTGGCTGTTATTGCAAGCTGCGAGCTATCGTGAATCGCATCTAATTTCTACATAG
- a CDS encoding two-component regulator propeller domain-containing protein, with protein sequence MMAFSFLFFRRSAKCLLCILPFLLFSSALAARNPRFEQLGVANGLPQESINTFLQDQQGFMWIGTQAGLARFDGYRFVVYKNNPQDPASLIDNYILSSYQDAQGGLWFGTKGGLNHFDTRSKKFTRYIPQQEIPGTLTNRSVVAIARDGERGIWLASEDGLKHFAFATKEFTIYRHDASKLDSLSANKINALYSDPEGRLWIGTANGLDLFQPQQSNFKHIDIEIKNRPANTQNNILALTVGPDQKLWIGSSAGLASIQLGKDTAKQEPISELAGFGAIAVQALMHDKQANLWIGTINHGLILLDAKTGQASNYQAQPLDRNSLANNEVKTLLQDRSGTLWVGTWFGAISRLDLHSGGFERLIQLNGAPNSLSENKVRAIVDDEQGAYWLGTLGGGLNRFDPQTGKIEVWRHREGDKQSLVDDRVSVLAYDQNRRLLVGTRNGLSCFDPKTNVFKSILLGASLDENYIQKILTDGDGNTWIGSRGGLFKLEAGSHTLKSYRHDVSDATSLGENSVLSLAADAQGGLWVGTENGLDYLDKNSSKFRHYQNDAKQSTSLLHNRVNNLLLDSKGRLWIGTAGGLNQLLKTANGELQFQSYLHLQHGANESIGTILEDEQQQIWFSSIVGISRLNPLSERIQLYTANDGLTEGAFLIGSGHKARDGTLIFGGLNGISYFQAKAIRDNLQPPPVVITDFLIFNQSINALATRKQQELGALDGIENAKRIHLNDKESVFSIEFAALHFANAQANRYAYQLQGFDQDWVEVGASKRFATYTNLDPGEYLFKVKASNSDGVWNETGASVSITIAPPYWKTWWFRVLALSALIAMAYLAFQLRIRAFKKQRQVLEQEVGLRTMQLQMKNDEVLHQKENLELAHRNMSLLSDIGREITAKLDSEAIIMLVYRYVHELMDASVFGIGFYRPDRQLIDYPFAIENGKRYSAYSRDMREPNQFAVWCITHEKEIFINDLEREYTNFFDDLDLTVGTVRLPMLADGSMPCTAQSMLYVPISVAGKIRGVISVHSHQKNVYQGMHLDMLRTLASYVGVAFDNADAYAHLKETQEQLVEQGKLAALGSLVAGVAHELNTPIGNSLMIASTMQDKTEVMGNLIASASARRSDLTNFIDAAKEASVLIMRSLTSAADLINSFKQVAVDQTSAKRRQFDLQQCTHEIAATMMNQVRTAGHTLDLQVPANIPMDSYPGSYGQVIINFIGNVLMHAFEGRRDGQIKLVARRMGEDRVEIIFSDNGNGIKAEDIAYIFNPFFTTKFGQGGSGLGLNISYNIVVSLLEGQIRVESVVGQGTSFILELPLTVGKLSAANDWVV encoded by the coding sequence ATGATGGCATTTTCATTCTTGTTTTTCCGGCGCAGCGCAAAATGCCTCCTATGCATATTGCCGTTTTTGTTATTTTCTTCCGCATTAGCCGCCCGCAATCCTCGATTTGAACAACTCGGTGTCGCCAACGGCTTGCCACAAGAATCGATCAATACCTTCCTGCAGGACCAACAGGGCTTTATGTGGATAGGCACACAAGCAGGTCTGGCGCGCTTTGATGGCTACCGTTTCGTGGTCTATAAAAACAATCCGCAAGATCCAGCTAGTTTGATCGATAACTACATTTTGTCGTCTTACCAGGATGCGCAGGGTGGCTTATGGTTTGGCACCAAGGGCGGCTTAAATCATTTTGATACGCGAAGTAAAAAATTTACCCGCTACATTCCGCAGCAAGAGATTCCCGGCACACTGACTAATCGTTCCGTGGTGGCGATTGCCAGGGATGGCGAACGCGGTATCTGGCTGGCCAGCGAAGATGGTCTTAAACACTTCGCTTTCGCCACCAAAGAATTCACCATCTATCGACATGACGCCAGTAAATTAGATAGCCTAAGTGCGAATAAAATTAATGCCCTTTACAGTGATCCGGAGGGGCGACTCTGGATAGGAACGGCGAACGGTTTAGATTTGTTTCAGCCTCAGCAATCGAACTTTAAACATATTGATATTGAAATTAAGAATCGTCCGGCTAACACCCAGAATAATATTTTGGCGCTCACTGTTGGGCCTGATCAAAAATTATGGATAGGGAGTAGTGCGGGTTTGGCGAGTATCCAATTGGGAAAAGATACGGCCAAACAAGAACCGATTTCTGAGCTTGCCGGTTTCGGTGCTATTGCGGTACAGGCGCTGATGCACGACAAACAAGCTAATCTCTGGATAGGAACTATCAATCATGGCCTGATATTGCTAGACGCGAAAACCGGGCAGGCGAGTAATTACCAGGCACAACCGCTGGACAGAAATAGTTTGGCAAATAATGAAGTAAAGACCTTGTTGCAAGACCGCTCCGGCACTCTATGGGTGGGTACCTGGTTTGGTGCGATCAGTCGGCTCGATTTGCACAGTGGCGGATTTGAGCGCTTGATACAGTTAAATGGCGCGCCCAATAGCTTGAGCGAAAACAAGGTCAGAGCGATAGTCGATGATGAACAAGGTGCGTATTGGCTAGGGACGCTAGGTGGCGGCCTGAATCGGTTTGATCCACAAACCGGGAAAATTGAGGTCTGGCGCCACCGGGAAGGCGACAAACAGAGTCTAGTCGATGATAGGGTCTCTGTGCTTGCCTATGATCAGAACCGCCGTTTATTGGTCGGAACCCGCAATGGCCTCAGTTGCTTTGATCCCAAAACCAATGTTTTTAAAAGTATACTTTTGGGCGCCAGTCTTGATGAAAATTATATACAAAAAATTCTCACTGACGGTGATGGCAATACCTGGATAGGTAGCAGGGGTGGCTTGTTTAAACTGGAGGCTGGCAGTCATACGCTAAAAAGCTATCGGCATGATGTGAGTGACGCCACTAGTCTGGGTGAAAACTCTGTCTTGTCTCTGGCTGCGGATGCCCAGGGAGGTCTCTGGGTAGGGACAGAAAACGGTTTGGACTATTTAGACAAAAATAGCAGTAAATTTAGGCACTATCAAAACGATGCCAAACAGAGCACTAGCTTGCTGCATAATCGTGTGAATAATTTACTGCTGGACAGTAAAGGACGTCTCTGGATAGGAACTGCGGGCGGTCTAAATCAGCTGCTCAAAACTGCGAATGGAGAATTACAATTCCAATCCTATCTGCATTTGCAGCATGGCGCGAATGAATCTATAGGCACTATCCTGGAAGACGAGCAGCAGCAAATTTGGTTTAGCTCTATTGTTGGTATTTCCAGACTCAATCCCTTGAGTGAGCGGATACAGTTGTATACCGCAAACGACGGCTTAACCGAAGGGGCGTTTCTTATAGGCTCCGGGCATAAGGCCAGGGATGGCACACTCATTTTCGGTGGTTTAAATGGCATTAGTTATTTTCAAGCCAAGGCAATTCGCGATAATCTTCAGCCCCCGCCCGTGGTCATCACTGATTTCCTGATTTTTAATCAATCGATCAATGCGCTCGCTACGCGCAAGCAGCAGGAGCTTGGCGCCCTCGATGGCATTGAGAACGCCAAGCGCATACACTTAAATGATAAAGAATCCGTGTTTTCTATCGAGTTTGCGGCACTGCATTTTGCCAACGCGCAGGCCAATCGTTATGCTTATCAATTACAAGGTTTTGATCAGGATTGGGTCGAGGTCGGTGCCAGTAAACGTTTTGCTACCTATACCAATCTCGATCCCGGCGAATACTTATTCAAGGTAAAGGCGAGTAATTCGGATGGCGTCTGGAACGAAACAGGCGCCAGTGTAAGCATCACAATTGCGCCGCCGTATTGGAAAACCTGGTGGTTTCGCGTGCTGGCCTTAAGCGCACTCATTGCCATGGCTTATCTGGCTTTTCAGTTGCGCATACGTGCGTTTAAAAAACAAAGGCAAGTACTCGAACAGGAAGTTGGTTTGAGAACCATGCAATTGCAAATGAAGAACGACGAAGTCTTGCATCAAAAAGAAAATCTGGAGCTGGCGCATAGAAATATGTCCTTGCTCAGTGACATAGGGCGTGAGATCACTGCCAAATTGGATAGTGAAGCCATCATCATGTTGGTCTACCGGTATGTGCATGAGTTAATGGATGCCAGTGTTTTTGGAATTGGTTTCTATCGTCCGGATCGGCAGTTGATCGATTACCCGTTTGCGATAGAAAATGGCAAACGCTACAGCGCGTATAGTCGCGATATGCGTGAGCCGAATCAGTTTGCAGTGTGGTGTATCACGCACGAAAAAGAGATTTTCATTAATGATTTGGAGCGCGAATATACAAATTTTTTTGATGATCTAGATCTCACGGTCGGCACCGTGCGTTTACCGATGCTGGCGGATGGCAGTATGCCCTGTACTGCCCAGTCTATGTTGTACGTGCCTATCTCGGTCGCCGGGAAAATACGCGGGGTCATCAGTGTGCATAGTCATCAAAAAAATGTCTATCAAGGCATGCATCTGGATATGCTGCGTACCCTCGCTTCGTATGTCGGTGTGGCTTTCGATAATGCTGATGCGTATGCGCATCTGAAAGAAACCCAGGAGCAACTAGTCGAGCAAGGTAAGCTCGCTGCCTTGGGCTCGTTGGTGGCGGGGGTGGCGCACGAGCTCAATACGCCGATAGGCAATAGTTTGATGATCGCCAGTACCATGCAGGATAAGACCGAGGTGATGGGTAATTTAATCGCCAGCGCGAGTGCGCGGCGCTCTGATCTGACGAATTTTATCGATGCGGCCAAAGAAGCGTCGGTACTCATCATGCGCAGCTTAACCAGTGCAGCCGATCTGATTAATAGTTTTAAACAAGTGGCGGTAGACCAAACCAGCGCCAAGCGCCGTCAATTTGACTTACAGCAGTGCACCCACGAGATCGCTGCCACCATGATGAATCAGGTGCGCACCGCTGGCCATACTCTGGATTTACAGGTGCCAGCGAATATACCCATGGATAGCTATCCGGGCTCGTATGGTCAAGTGATCATCAATTTTATCGGCAATGTCTTGATGCATGCTTTTGAGGGGCGACGTGATGGCCAGATCAAACTGGTGGCGCGGCGCATGGGTGAGGATAGGGTAGAGATTATTTTTAGTGACAATGGCAATGGCATCAAAGCGGAAGATATCGCGTATATCTTCAATCCCTTCTTTACTACCAAGTTCGGACAGGGCGGCTCGGGACTGGGCCTCAATATCAGTTACAACATTGTGGTTTCTTTGCTGGAAGGGCAAATCCGCGTCGAGAGCGTAGTCGGACAAGGCACTTCCTTCATTTTGGAATTACCCTTGACGGTAGGTAAACTCAGCGCAGCAAACGACTGGGTGGTGTAA